The region AAAGTACAAAATGGCCAAATGGCAGCGTTATCACTGTAAGTCTGAACGGTGGAACGGCCAAAGTTCGTAGCAAAGTAATGCAATATGCTAATGAATGGTCTAAGTATGCTAACATCACTTTTAAATTTATTACCAGCGGAACAGCACAAATTCGGGTTACTTTTACACAGGGAGCAGGATCTTATTCTTATTTAGGAACACAGGCCCTTAACCGTCCTTCTAACTCTGAAACAATGAACTTCGGTTGGTTTAACGATTCAACAACAGATACAGAGTTCAGCAGAACAACGATTCATGAATTTGGACATGCTCTAGGTATGATACACGAGCACCAGCACCCTTTAGCTAATATCCCATGGGATAAAGAAAAAGTGTATACCTATTATGGAGGTTATCCTAACTATTGGTCAAGAGCACAGGTAGACAGTAACCTGTTTGCAAAATATTCTACTACACAAACGCAATATAGTGCGTATGATACGCAATCTATCATGCATTATAGCATTAGTAGCAGCTTGACAACAAACGGATTCAGTGTTGGCAGCAATACTGTTCTGTCTTCTACTGACAAGCAATTTATCGGATCAGTATATCCAAAATAAGAACTACATTTAATTAAACAATTGTCTATCCTGTGTGATCAGGGTAGACTTATTTATATATGTTTATATATGATTATGAATAAGTGGCCCCTTCTGTTATTTCTTGGCTTTCTCTCTTCTTTGGCAAATGCACAGGAGAAAGAACAACAATCTTACATTATACCATATATTGGCTGGAATCAGGAAAAACTCAACTGGAACATTGCCGGCAATGAAAACGGGCAATACCCCAATGTATTATCTGAATTAAAATGGCAGCAGCTACGTGGCCCGGAAATGGGAATTATCTCCGCTGTATCAATTTCATCAAGGTTTCAGGTGAGGTGGGATTTCAGTTACCAGGCAATTACCTCCGGAACAGTAAATGATACAGATTACGCAGGCGATAACAGAGCGCTTAAAACTGCTGAATTCAATTTACAAGCAGATAAAGGCTATACAATTAAAACCCGTCTGGAATTATCTTACCTTCTCTGGACTAACCAAACATTCTCTTTTAGACCACATGTAGGGTATTTCGGAAGTTACCAGAAGCTTTATATGCTGGATGGTGATACTCCGCTTATTCCCGGAAAAGAGTTAAAGAGCACCTATAAGCCTGAATGGCACGGTGCAGTTCTTGGCTTAGAAACAAATTTCAAAAAGGAAAACTGGGATGTTAATCTCGATATCAGTGGTATGTATTTCCCCCAATATTCTGCCACTGCAAACTGGAATCTTCGGGAAGAACTCAGAAGGCCTGTCAGCTTCGAACACAGATCCAAAGGAAAAGGCTTCGATACTGGACTTCGTATTGGTTACCAGCTCGGTCAACGCATTCAGCCTTTTATATCTGCACGATATACACAGATAGAAGCAGGAAAAGGAACGGATAAATTATATATGGCAAACGGAGATATTTACAAAAGCAGGCTGAACGAAGTTAATTCTACAAGCATTAGTTTTGGCATCGGTGTTAAAGTACTATTCTAGTATACAAATGCTATATAAGTAAAAAAGACCACTAAATAGTGGTCTTTTTGTTTTCGAGTGAGCGCGGGAGGAGTCGAACCCCCAACCTTTAGAGCCGTAATCAACTCCTCATCTTTTATGAAATTGTACCTAACTGTATACCAGTTAATTATAAAAATATTATCTTATATATTTCAAACTTTTCATTCATTTAGTACACCATTTGGTACACCTTTCGTAACCTCTATTAATCTTCCACAGGCTTTTATTTAAGGCTACTTTGAACAAAGTTCATATAATTTTAAGGTTATTTAATTTATCCTCTTTTAATCGTCAAAATTAATAATTTTATTTTTGACATGTCAAATTTAAATACTTATTATTTACTATCAAGAAAAGACATATCAATATGAGGAAAAAAAATCCCGGGAATTCCGGGACAAATACTAATCATTAACTAGGGGTAATCAGTATTATTAGAATAATGGATATAACGGATTGATTTGTGCCATCTAAAACGGAGTTATTGTGCCAGTTGTTTCGGTTTGAATTGTGCCAGTATTGCAGTTAAAAGTCTGTAATATCGTTTCAAATAGTGCCACTTAAAAAGATCAAGAATAAATAACTTACTGCATTTAGCAGTATGGCAAATAAACTTGATCCCATGGATTTAAAACAAATTATACAATTACATCTTGACGGCTATAGTAACCGCAATATAGGTTTAACATTAGGTATATCCCGTAATACTGTTAATCACTACATGAAGTTGTTCAAGGCCAGTGATTATCCAATGGAAGCCTTATTATCATTTGACCAAAATCACTTGCGTAGCCAGTTTCCAGCCTATACTACAATAGATAATAAACGTTATGATGAGCTAATGCTTTACTTTGAAAAGGTTAATAAAGCTCGCTTACATCCAGGCTTTACCTTTTTATATCACTATACAGAGTATGAACAATCCTCTGAAAATCCGTATAGTTATACCCAATTTATGGAGCACTACAGGCGTAAGCACTCCAAAGAAAGAGGTTCAATGAAACTTAATCATATTGCAGGGAACGAAATGTTCATTGATTTTGCAGGAAAAAAGCTTCATATAATAGATAAAAATACGGGAGAACTGCTTCCCGTGGAAGTATTTATAGCTATTTTACCTCATAGCCAGTATACTTATGTAGAGGCTTGTGTGAGTCAAAAAAGAGAGGACCTTATAGGCTGCTGCTCCAGAGCACTAAAATTTTATGGTGGGGTTCCCAAAGCTATTGTATCGGATAATTTAAAATCCGCAGTAACTCGAGCCAGTAAATACGAACCAGAGATTAATCGAAGCTTTAAAGAGTTTGCTTCTCATTATAACTGCGTGATCAATCCAACCAGGAGCTACTCACCTCAGGATAAAGCTTTAGTAGAGAATGCTGTTCACTTGGTATACCAGCGTATTTACCATCCATTAAGAGAAATGACATTCTTTTCACTCCAGGACCTAAACAAAGAGATCCATAAACTTTTACAGGGGTATAATGATTTACTATTCCAACGAAAAGAAGGTAGTCGTAAAGAATGCTTTCAATCCGTTGAAAGAAGCTATTTAAAGCCTTTACCTCAGTCCTCTTATGAACTTAAAGATTACAGACGAGCAAAAGTACAGAAGATAGGCTATGTATATTTTTCTCCTGACAAGAGTTATTATAGTGTTCCTTATCGCTATATAGGTAAATATACAATGCTCCATTATCCCAAGGTATGGTGGAAGTTTATTATAATCACGACCGAATAGCTTTACATAAGCGAAATACCGTTAAAGGTAGCTATACAACGAATAAAGATCATTTAAGCAGTACTCATAAAGTTTATAGCGACTGGAGCCCAAAGTATTTTTGTCAGCAAGCCTTGCGACATGGCGAATATGTAGTGAAGTGTATAGAAAATGTATTAACAGCAATTGATTATCCTGAAACAGGTTATAAACGTGCAATGGGCATTATCCAGCTCCATAAATACTATGGTAGCGAGAGGCTTAATAAAGCATGTGAAAGAGCATTGCACACTGAAGCGGTCTCTTATCAAAGCATTAGCAATATTTTAAAGAATGGATTGGACAAAGTAATGCTATTTGACCTGTATACTGATCAAGACCAGTCTCATATCCCTAAACACGGAAACATCCGTGGTGCCTCTGCTTATAAGTAAAAATATGGTATAACTTTTTATAAATCAATAATAATGAACAATTATCAAACCTCTGATAAACTCAGGGAAATGCGTCTTAACGCAATGGCAGAACTTCATACCCAATATATGAAGAGTAAAGAGAATCATAACCTTACAACAGATGAGTATCTGGCTTTATTAGTAGATCATGAATGGGAAGACCGCCAAAATAAAAAAATAGATAGATTGTATAAAACAGCCTATTTTAGACAAAAGGCTTCTATAGAAGAAGTCAACTTTAATCAGGGACGTAATCTGGATAAAAACATGTTCCTCAGATTAGCGAGTTTAGATTTTATATCCCGCAAGGAAAATATTATTATGACAGGTCCCAGTGGAACAGGAAAAAGTTATCTAGCACAAGCCTTGGGGCATCAGGCTTGTAATATGGGATATAAAACCATTTATGCTATTACTGCCAGGCTACTCAAGAAGTTTATGTTATGCAAAGCGGATGGTTCCTACTTAAAAGAACTTCAAAAGCTTGCTAAATGTGACTTATTAATCCTTGATGATTTTGGTCTGCAAGCTTTTGATAATCATGCAAGAGAAACTTTAATGGATATCATTGATGATCGGTATAATAATACTTCAACTATCATTGCTTCTCAAATACCTGTATCTGCTTGGTATGATATTATTGGAGAAGGAACTATTGCTGATGCTATACTGGATAGAATTGTCAACTCTTCTCATCGTATCGAACTTCAGGGACAGAGTCTAAGAAAAGGTACTTTGAAAAAGGAAAATTGATTTTTTTTACTATTATTGTATGATCTTTTTATGTGGCACTATAAGACCGAAATCACTGGCATCGTCACTCCGAAATAACCAAATAAAACTAATTAATGTTACAATTAAGATACTATTAAACATACAACATATCTATTGTCTCTAAAAATTATATGAAACACTCAACATATAATATCTCTGTATTAAATTACTCTGGAATATTGTTGTAGAAAAATCTGTGGTTTCAACTTGAGAAAATACCTTCTTATTTAGAATGTTCTTCGCATAAAAATTAAAATCAAAAATTTTATTGGGTATAAATCTAAAAGTAGCATCTAAAAAAAGATAGTTATCTTTTTTGTCCAAATTCGGAATATAATATTCCGAAGAAAATAAAATAAACCATTTCTTATGAGGCTTTATTATAACTTTGAATGTGTTTTGTAAAGAATTATTTTCAAACTTTTCAGAATCTTCGCTTTTTGAAATATTTTGAAAAAATTTAAATTGATTTTCAAAATTAATTTTACTGTCAAAAGCCGTTTTAAAAAAAAATTCCGAAGTTAGATTATGAAATTTATTATTTCTTAAATCAGAATTATTAACAATATTTTTATAGTTTGAGATTGATAAATCTGAAGTCAGTCTAACAGTACTTTGAATAATTGGAAGGTATTTTTCAACCATAAAATTAAAAGTAAAACTCTCATTAGATTTCGGAAGATAAAAGTAATTTAGACGAGTAACATTTTCCGTAACATTAAAATTGGAAAAATAATTACCATTATCTTTATTATATAAGAAACCCAATCTAAACTGAAACTGTTTAAATAAATTATTTGTGAGATAATATAAATTGTAGGATATAGTTTTTTTTATGTCCAAAGATGGTGTACTACTAATGTTATTTCTGGGACTTGTAAAAAGTGGATTTATAAGGAAATATTCTTCAGAAAAGGATTTTTGAGCATAGTTAATAGATGTGAATAACGACGAGTTTTCCCCTAGCCTATACTTTAATGCTAAGGATGGCTCTATTAAAAAGTCATTCCTCTTTGCTGAAATATTATTCAAATTCTGATTAAAATAACTTAGTGTATATGAAGGAGAAATTTTCAAATTTCCATATTGGAAATGATAAGCACCCTTAAACCAAATACTATTTTTTATATATGAAAAATTATTATTATTTATTTCCATATTATCATTAAGGAAAGAAGTAAAGGGATCTTTCTCTAAAGTAGCACCTATTGAAAAGGCATATTTTGTTTTGAGCGTACTGCCCAAAAGTGTACTCTGAATCGAAAATATTTGTTTTGTATATCGGCTATATTGTGTTTTGAAAATAGTTAATGAATCCAGATTGAGCGAGGGAGAAATAGATAAATTTTGGGGAGCATTATTATAACTTTGAAAAAGCTGCATCTGTAATGCTTTTTTATCTGATATTTTTTTTGTGTAAATTAAATCTTGGCGAAATAAAAAAGATTCAGAATAAAGTTTAGTATTAAACGAGGATTTATTATTCTGCAAAACAGAGGATTGTGTATTTATATTTTCTTGACTTATTCTTGCTTTATACTCTAAAAGAGAATTTTTCGATGTGTTAATTTTTAACTCAATATCCCCTCTGTATAAAAACGGTTTTTTTTGGGTTTGATACAAATCTGAAGTAGAGAAAGTCCCATCTCCTGTAAGAATATTATTCTGAAAAAATTGTGTTTGTAAAATTTTATCCTGAGTATAGTATAAGTTTAGTTTTAAACTTGCTTTTTTACCTATTTTAAAAATGCTGTTGTAATTTCCAAAAATAGCATTGTTAATATTTGCACGGCTATCATCTAAAGAACTTGTAAAAATAGATTCAGGAATTAGTTTCTTTGCAAAAAAATCTCTTTCTTTTATTTGTTCAGTATTATAATTAAAACCAAAGTAATCAAAAGGTGAATTGTTTATTCCTACATTATTATAAGAAAACGTTCCAAAAGATTTGTAATTCTTGGAAACCCCCAATATATTAGCTCCAATATTATAGATTTGTTTATTATCTGAAGAAAATCCACTTCCATATTCCGTATTCCCGGATAAATCTAATCTACCTTTTTTTAATTTTAAATTTAAGGCTACTTTATCTCCATTTTCTATCCCTTTAAGTAAAGGATTTGCAGAATAATTTTCAATGGCTTGTACTTGTTCAACCATGTCAACATTAATATTCTTTGTACCTAAAGAATAATTTGAACCAAACAAATCATCTCCCTCCAGTTGCACAGTTTCAATAGATTTCCCTTTGTATTTTATTTCTCCGGACTTCTCGTTGACTTGAATACCAGGTAATTTTTTTATAATCTCTTCTATTTTTCTTTCTGATCCATCACGATAAGCAGAAACATTATACTTAATTGTATCTTCTTTTATTGAGAACTTCTTTTTATTAGAAGTAAGAATAATTTCTTTAATATTTTTAATTTGCTCTTTTTTTAGAAAAAAATTTAAATTATAAATTTTATCTTTTTCAGGAGCTTCAATAATATGGGTTATTGAACTATATCCCAAAGCGTTGACCTCAAGAACAATCCTTTTATAAAATTTAGAAACTTGTATTTTATAATTACCATTCTTGGTAACTGTGAACTCACTAATATCATTTGATTTTTTTGTATCTTTAATAACGACATTAGCAAAAACATTTTCTTTTGATATGGAATCTTTTATATTTCCTGTAATAGTCTGAGAAAAATATAGGTTATAGCTAAAAAAAAGTAAGGTAAAATAAATGTATTTAGTATTAATTATTTTCATTTTTCTTACTGACATATTCCATATTCTCGAATTTCAAATCTAGTTCAACTTCTACCCCCTCTTCGCTAGCTTTTGACTTAAATGCCTTAACTTGATTATTAAATTCTTTATCTACATTTTGTATATACTCTTGCCAAGTTACCTTGGGATATTTCTTATTAACATTAAATGAAGTATTCGGATTCTCTGCATTCAAAATAATTTTATTTGCCTCAATTTTTATTTTCCCGGAGTCATCAGTAATTTCTAATATAAGACCAGGAAGACCTTCAAATTTCCAGGGCCCATCTGAAATTGCAATTTTAGAGGCAAACCAAGCTATATAATTTCTCCCCCTAAAGGAAGTAGTTGCTTTCTGACAATTATATCCCAATATCTCTTTTGTATCTTTTTCAACTTTCCAATTAAAAATTGGGAACGATTCCTTTATATAATAAAAACTACTAGGATTATATCCAGATTGTAAAGTTAATATCGTAGCATCATTATAGTTCTTATATACAGTTCTATTTTCTTTAGACTTTCTATAAGACTTGATAAGTTGATTATCATCTTTGTCAAAACCTGTTTCGGTCTTGTCAGTAATCATATTATCATCTACAACAAATATAGACTGTGTTTGATTTATTTTTAAAACCGAATTCAGTGTTATATTATTCTTATAGCTTTCATAAAAGCTATAAGAAACCACAAGTTTACCTGATTGGCTAAAATAAAGATTACATATAAGATAAAAACTTATTATAAATATATTTTTCATGAGATAGCTTTAAAAAAAAAGCTCTATTTTTCAATAGAGCTATAATATAAAAATACTTTAATTATAAATTATTTGCTCCAAGTATCGCAGCAATAGCTTGCGCTGCCTTTTGACATGTAGTTGCAGTTACAGTAATATTGCCTGAATTACCATTAGTATCACTATATGAAGCTTTAACTATGCATTTGTAATTATCATCATAAGTTATTGAAACAATAGTTATTTTTTTAACATTAGCTGATTTCTCTAATAATGTTTTGTTTACTGAAGGAACTGCAGTATTAGCAAAACTAAATGAAATTCCTGTCAAAAGGAATATTCCGAAAATAATTTTTTTCATTTTTTAATGTTTTTAATGTTGGTTAATAAAGTTTACAAAATAAGGTTGCAATAAAAAAACAACCTTATAATAAATTTCTTTGATAAGTAAAATTACCTATTTGCTTCCAATTCGTCAACAGATTTAGCAGCTCTACAAGCATCCCAATCACCCGGAGAATCTAAAGCCCCTCTCCATGGCAAAGCAACAGATCTTGTTGCACATCTCCACCAGCTAAGACTTCCATTAACAGATTTCATTTCGTTTCTTGATAATTTTTTAAAATTTTTCATAAGTGTGATATTTTTAATGTTAGTACCGCTAATATACAATTATTTTGACAATTCAATATAAAAAATACATTTTTTTTCCAAAACACCTTTAATAGCTCCTAAATCCTCAATTTCAACACTCCCATTTTTATATAAACTTTTGTTATTATATCCTTTTAATGCGTATAAAATAAATGATATTATTTTCTCTTTTTTAATTCCCATTGAAAGAAAATAATTATCTCCCAACTCTTCTTTAAGCCAAAAAGCCAAATCATATACTGTCCATTTTTCATTGACATCACCCTTTCCTATATCAAAAGTATAACCTATAGAATACAAATTTATTTTTCTTGAAGTAAACATCTCTGGAGTCTTTAGATAAGGTGTAATTTCTTTATGTGAAAGGCTAATAGCCTCATTAACCTTAGAATTCAGACGAAAAGATTTTGAATTACTAGTATTGAAATTCTTTGAAGAAAAAGGATATAATCTAACTTCTTTGATTTCTATTAAAGATTTTACCAGAATAATATTTAGTGATGCAGAAAAAAAATTACTATTAACTGTTTTCCGCAGTACATCAAATCCTTCTCTAATAAAAATCAACTCATCTCCAGGTCTGGCAACAATTTCATATTTACCATCTCCATCACTTATAGTTTTAGCTCCAGACTGATTATTATATATATTCACATTTGATAAACTACCGCCAAAATCTGAAACGATAGTTCCTGATAAGCTCTTCTGTCCGTAAGCTTTAAACGAAAAAAGTAAAAAAATATTTATTATTAAGTATTTAATCATACTTTTCTAATTATTTATCTGTATATCTACATTGATTGCGGGAACCCCCATAGAGTATTTATTCCAATTATCATAAAAATATCTATAATAAGTGTCTTTAGTAAAAGCATATATATTACCTCCCAATTGAAGTTTTCCTTTAAAATCATCAGCGACCCTCATTGAAACATAAAAGTCACTATTTGTCCAAATATTATATTTAGATACATCTATGGAAATTGTTTTGTTCTTAATATCATTTTTAGAGATTACAACTTTTAGCATCCTTGGACTTAATGTCTCTCCTGGCAATTTATTTATTGAATTATATACATTAAAAATTAAAGTTATAGAGTCTTCGAAAGTATAATCAAATAAACCAACATTAATTTTGTTTATTCTAATGGGCTTTTTATTATCAAATTTAACAGCAATTTCCCTCATTATTTGTTTTGATTTATTACTATCAAAACTAGTATAAGCTCTATTTATATTATTATTTCCCCAATTTTTCAGTATATATCTTTTAGAAGAAATATTAACTTCTGGTATTTCTATAACTCTCTCATTCAAAATAATATCATGATTAGATTGTTTTATAAAATCCTCAATAGATATTTTATAAGATTCATAACCATTTGCAGTGATAATGATATTGTTTTTAAGACTCTGATTACTTAAATTAATACTAAAAATCCCCTTATCATTAGAAATAGCACCAACATTCTTTCCTTCAACTCCAACAACCACCTGTTGAATAGGGTTCATATCTTTTGATAATAATCGCCCCGTAATATCTTGTGAAAACAAGGAATTAGAAAAAATAAAAAAAATAGTAAAAAGCAAAAATGTCTTTCTCATAAGTATAATGTATAATAGCAAATCTATGTTAATTCACTATAAAACCATTTATTATTAATAAACTTTATAAATATTTTAAGATTTTATAGTTAATATTGCCGATATGAGCAATCTACCAATTTACATTGCAATCAGCATAGGTATATTAGTTTTTGGTTTGAAAAGATTAAGAATATCAACAAAAATAATAATCTACACAGCAATAGCTATAACAGGTTATATATGGTCCGGATTTTTAAAGTTTGGGATATCCATCTACAATTTAGATAATGCAACTGAAGAAATACTTTACTACTGGTCGTTCTTTATTTTACTAACAATATTATTAATAGTCAGAGATATTTATATCACTCCAAAAAATAAAAGACCCTGAATTAACAGAGCTGGCTGATCACAAAATATTAATTATCATGCATTCGTAAAATATAAAAAAAGTATTATATTTGCAAACCTTTAAACGGGTGCGTAGCTCAATTGGATAGAGTGCTAGATTACGGCTCTAGAGGTTGGGGGTTCGACTCCTCCCGCGCTCACTTAATGACACCATTAGGGCGATTTATGCCAAATGGTGTCATTTTTTATTCATCCTATTTAATAGGAGTACATAGTTTTATTACTCTATCCCAAAAAATTAATAAACTTACTTCTATCACGATAAAATTCAAGTAGATCTTTTGCAAAAATTTTATCTTGCTCTATCACATTAATATTCCCATTTGTTACTTCATATAGAAAACCAGTAAGTTCTTTTTCATTAGGCGTAAAGGTTTTATAACTTTCGATATTATTTCTTTCACAAATAGAGTTAATTCCAATTATCAATATTGAAATCCAGTTCATATAAGTAGCCCAATTTTTTTTAAACAAAAGATGAAACAACATAATAAAACATACTATCTTCATTATTATATCTAATCCTTTAGGAAATGTTACTTCGTTCTTTGCTAAGAAATAAGGTAAAATAAAAATAGCTACAAGTAG is a window of Elizabethkingia anophelis R26 DNA encoding:
- a CDS encoding M12 family metallopeptidase — its product is MELHKKILLGSFISVALVSCNTSDNVDESTPQGLTELKAVPQADIPAGFENTHMCKDVYLPGTDPRGAVIKSTKWPNGSVITVSLNGGTAKVRSKVMQYANEWSKYANITFKFITSGTAQIRVTFTQGAGSYSYLGTQALNRPSNSETMNFGWFNDSTTDTEFSRTTIHEFGHALGMIHEHQHPLANIPWDKEKVYTYYGGYPNYWSRAQVDSNLFAKYSTTQTQYSAYDTQSIMHYSISSSLTTNGFSVGSNTVLSSTDKQFIGSVYPK
- a CDS encoding omptin family outer membrane protease encodes the protein MNKWPLLLFLGFLSSLANAQEKEQQSYIIPYIGWNQEKLNWNIAGNENGQYPNVLSELKWQQLRGPEMGIISAVSISSRFQVRWDFSYQAITSGTVNDTDYAGDNRALKTAEFNLQADKGYTIKTRLELSYLLWTNQTFSFRPHVGYFGSYQKLYMLDGDTPLIPGKELKSTYKPEWHGAVLGLETNFKKENWDVNLDISGMYFPQYSATANWNLREELRRPVSFEHRSKGKGFDTGLRIGYQLGQRIQPFISARYTQIEAGKGTDKLYMANGDIYKSRLNEVNSTSISFGIGVKVLF
- the istA gene encoding IS21 family transposase, whose protein sequence is MDLKQIIQLHLDGYSNRNIGLTLGISRNTVNHYMKLFKASDYPMEALLSFDQNHLRSQFPAYTTIDNKRYDELMLYFEKVNKARLHPGFTFLYHYTEYEQSSENPYSYTQFMEHYRRKHSKERGSMKLNHIAGNEMFIDFAGKKLHIIDKNTGELLPVEVFIAILPHSQYTYVEACVSQKREDLIGCCSRALKFYGGVPKAIVSDNLKSAVTRASKYEPEINRSFKEFASHYNCVINPTRSYSPQDKALVENAVHLVYQRIYHPLREMTFFSLQDLNKEIHKLLQGYNDLLFQRKEGSRKECFQSVERSYLKPLPQSSYELKDYRRAKVQKIGYVYFSPDKSYYSVPYRYIGKYTMLHYPKVWWKFIIITTE
- a CDS encoding transposase, which translates into the protein MVEVYYNHDRIALHKRNTVKGSYTTNKDHLSSTHKVYSDWSPKYFCQQALRHGEYVVKCIENVLTAIDYPETGYKRAMGIIQLHKYYGSERLNKACERALHTEAVSYQSISNILKNGLDKVMLFDLYTDQDQSHIPKHGNIRGASAYK
- the istB gene encoding IS21-like element helper ATPase IstB — encoded protein: MNNYQTSDKLREMRLNAMAELHTQYMKSKENHNLTTDEYLALLVDHEWEDRQNKKIDRLYKTAYFRQKASIEEVNFNQGRNLDKNMFLRLASLDFISRKENIIMTGPSGTGKSYLAQALGHQACNMGYKTIYAITARLLKKFMLCKADGSYLKELQKLAKCDLLILDDFGLQAFDNHARETLMDIIDDRYNNTSTIIASQIPVSAWYDIIGEGTIADAILDRIVNSSHRIELQGQSLRKGTLKKEN
- a CDS encoding GLPGLI family protein — its product is MKNIFIISFYLICNLYFSQSGKLVVSYSFYESYKNNITLNSVLKINQTQSIFVVDDNMITDKTETGFDKDDNQLIKSYRKSKENRTVYKNYNDATILTLQSGYNPSSFYYIKESFPIFNWKVEKDTKEILGYNCQKATTSFRGRNYIAWFASKIAISDGPWKFEGLPGLILEITDDSGKIKIEANKIILNAENPNTSFNVNKKYPKVTWQEYIQNVDKEFNNQVKAFKSKASEEGVEVELDLKFENMEYVSKKNENN
- a CDS encoding bacteriocin-like protein, coding for MKNFKKLSRNEMKSVNGSLSWWRCATRSVALPWRGALDSPGDWDACRAAKSVDELEANR
- a CDS encoding carboxypeptidase-like regulatory domain-containing protein gives rise to the protein MRKTFLLFTIFFIFSNSLFSQDITGRLLSKDMNPIQQVVVGVEGKNVGAISNDKGIFSINLSNQSLKNNIIITANGYESYKISIEDFIKQSNHDIILNERVIEIPEVNISSKRYILKNWGNNNINRAYTSFDSNKSKQIMREIAVKFDNKKPIRINKINVGLFDYTFEDSITLIFNVYNSINKLPGETLSPRMLKVVISKNDIKNKTISIDVSKYNIWTNSDFYVSMRVADDFKGKLQLGGNIYAFTKDTYYRYFYDNWNKYSMGVPAINVDIQINN